tctgcttccctctgcgaagggcctatcttttattcttgccttataccctatacaagagtcatggtgatcttcacctttcctttttacattttatccttcggcaagcaaatagtgttggaaagatcctgatatatatatatatatatatatatatatatatatagatatatatatatatatatatatccaattggatgtaagttatcatgaactattattgttgacattacccttgaggtaaaaggttgggaggcaacactataagcccctatctttctctatgtccgattaaaactccatacccataagtattgcgtgagtgttagcaattgtgaaagactaaatgatagttgagtatgtggacttgctaataAGCtcctatattgactctttccgatgttatgataaattgcaattgttcaatgaccgagatcataggttgttagcttccaatgaagtttttgattcatacttgacattgtgaatagattattacttgagcatcagaaatcatatgacaatacttatatatgttgctgttataagaatgatcatgatgccctcgcgttcgtattttattttattgacacctctatctctaaacatgtggacatatttttcgttatcggtttccgcttgaggacaagcgaggtctaagcttgggggagttgatacgtccattttgcatcatgcttttttaTCGATAtctatcgcattatgggctgttattacacattatgtcacaatacttatgcctattttctctcattttacaaggtttacatgaagagggagaatgccagcaactggaattctgggctggaaaagagcaaatattagagacctcttctgcacaactccaaaagtcctgaaacttcagggaggcacgttttggaatatatataaaatactggagaaagaatcaatgagagggggcccacaccctggccacgagggtgggggcgcgccctaccccctggcaggcctccgatgcccctcttctgctatatgaagtctttcaccctggaaaaaatcagaaggaagttttcgggatgaaacaccaccgccacgagacggaaccttggcggaaccaatctagggttcggGCAGAGCTGTTGTGCCCGGGAAACATccgtccgggagggggaaatcatcaccattgttgtaacatcccaaattttcaatttggaattttatacataggtcatcatatgcatatcatattttatttgcattttcgtTTGATcatagaaattctaagcaactcaaggacccacggagagagttggggatttcgtttatttccatatttgaattttttcaaatttgaaaagaggatcattttggtttcaatgtttttctctccaaaaatatttccaatattaaaataaaagagaggggataaaatgacttccccaaaataaaagaaatattggaggaaaagtgttaaaatcaaataaatattttatttggatattttgttgctattttatttgaattagaaaaatatttatttttcaaaattgaatacttagcccaaataaatgttcactttgtcctaaatattattaaaggaccgtgaaaatttatttcggaattttcggactccatttgatattgcttttattcattttactccGTTCGTTAAAAAAACGCGCGAACCGACCTTTGGGTCGTGCCCGAGCCAGACTCCTCGTGGCCGGCCCCTTTAAAGGGCAAGCCCGAGGCCCCGCTCAGCCTAGCCGCCGCCCCtgccaaaccctagccaccgcgccgccgccacctctcACCGCTGCCGCCCCACGCAGCGCCTCGCTGCCACCTCGCACCGCCGCctcgcaccgccgccgccccacctcgtCGGAGTTCGTCGGAAGCTGCCGCCGGTTTTTCACTCGATTTAGGTAAAAACCGTTcgtgtttttaaaaaaaatcctagatccgtttttttatatATCGGTTCTGTTtttgtcggtttatttatttagcggacgttcgtccgttcgttcatttAAACGAACGTCATTCACTGGTTAGGCTCAAACAGCGAACGTTCATTTGTTAGTCTGTTTGTTCCATTTTATTTTCCAAggtttatctgcgattattttcgatcgggATTTGTGCCCTGAACTTCGATCTAGTATATCTTTTTGCTCATTTattcaaattagatgaaaccagcgcctaaatattcgcctcgaagccctctttttgtttaaccaacttgaacatgattttggtactgtaaaatttgacttcagtccagattagtaaacgaatcttgtttcgttcgtatcttgagtttcgttgctccgtttgagttgattctttttgcaaatcgaagctcttcagttgaactttctgtttggatcttcttacttgagttttacccatgcatctttgctggagtgcttatgtatgatattgtttgtttgcgatagaattcccggagtgcaaagcatgctactacgagtctctaggatttgcatatcgtcagcaaggaaagtaacactgatcatatctttattacccagttcttatgcattagttacaatcctcaaacattgcaggGTTAGGATcttattaacatgtgggtttgggaagtagacgatgaggtagaacctaatgcccttttattatcaaacctttgggagttacttctacgttatgctcaggttactatgctatgctcgtagacgtggattggttgagtgtatccatgacagatgtgagagttgataattaatggttaacttaaggtggctacttaaatacacatctgggtggattggttgcgggcacctggagaatccagtgttgtcctaggatatcccggagtactcttgtgatcatcctacggttcgccacccaggctcaaagggatcataagattattcatgctagaaacttttatgtgcagccacaagctattatgggctctagcatagttgagtaggttgcatgacctcttttagtggtgcactagaagatgtaggggaaagtaggtgtaattgtcCATCCAGaataaagagttaatgtttctgaaagactgtatctcggtcatccgtttctcaaacaccatgtagtgcgagagtAAAGAGTtcatgtttctgaaagactatgtctcggtcatccgtttctctaacaccatgtagtgcgagaaatctaacggaggaggtcgagtcttgtggggaaaggtgtgcaaacctctacagagtgtacaaactaatcatggttagccatgtccccggttctggacatcttgagtatctggttcttggattatcatgttgatctcatcacactaaattaattttgttttgttaattgatattgcttaattgggattgagttggaggaaccttctcaatgtttaacaaccaccatgagagTTAAATAAAATgtgttcctttgttgtagggaaaatttggctttatgcaaaactttaaccatagaactttccaccagccatatatgcatgtagtgactattcattgctcttttgtgttacattgccagcatattccatgtgctgacccgtttcaggctgcaacatatcatgttgcagacttttcagacgacgagtaaggtgcgctaggtcattgtcattcactcagctatgccattggagttgatggactcactttatattccaaggcttccgctgttatcttttagatggccttaagccataatattgtaataagttctcttttgagacatttcgatgtaataagtgtgtgattgagactctgttataaatcctcgagtactgtgcgtgtcagcactcactactagggaaaagcttatacacaggatCTTACCAGCAGCGAGTTTTAAATTAAGGCGCTACttctacttactagtagcgcgctaTATTGACCCACGCTACTAGTTAATATTACTCGTAGCGCGTGGATAAAAAAACACGCTACTAGTAAATATCCCCAATCGTGTCCTGCGgatatgccatagtagtagcgtgggtctgctGGGCCGCGCTAGTAATAGAAACGTAGTTGTAGCGCTGGTCACGAAAAGCACTACAACTAACCCAGCCGACCCAGCCAAGCGAGACAACCAACCTAGCCTAGCGAACAACCACCATCGCTCTCTCATTTTCTCCTCTTCCTCCCGCGAACCCTCGTCGCCGCCACCAACGCCGGGCGATTCCGACTACTTCCGGCAGCCATTGATGGAACTGCACACCCATGAACTCTCACAACGGTTCTTCCTTCCCTCCGTCCAGATCCGCTCCTTGTGGCGGCAAGAGCTCGCGCGCGACCCCTCcccgcggctagggtttcggctgccTCCAACTCCGGTGCGGTGCGATCTCCTCTCCCCTCGATTCatgccctctcctctccccttcttTCTTCTCTCCCAACCCCCTCACTTATTTCTTTGGTTCAGTGCAGAGTCTGCCCTCCTCCGTGGACGAGGACGACCACCACGGCACGCACGTGGTCGAGTTCGCCGTCGCCTACTCCGGTGCGGTGCTGGACCAAGGACCTCCGCCTCAACAGATCCTATCTTGGGGAAGCACCCCCATCCCCATGGTCGTTTCACTTTCTTCCTCTGCCCCTCTTCTCTGTTCTTCCATGAATCCTCTGGTTTTAGTTAATTAGCAGCGCAACCACAACCACACGAAGGCGTGAGCATTGTTGTAGGCACCCCACCTAGCTCGCTCCAGATTCTGCAGATGTGCTCGCCTCAACTAATAATCAATATTTGTTTTTGCAAATAAGTTCTATTTAACAAAAAATAGTAGTTCAAACTTAGCAATTCAGTGTATTTTCTTGATCCGTGTTGTAGCTTAACTTATGTTGTGTTGTTACTAAGCTGCAGATAAACTTGTTTGGCTGTAGCTGTACTAATGTTATACTATTACTGAACCTGTGTTTTGGCTCAATTTGAATTGCTGCATATGAAACACATATGCACGATTTGAACCGGCGGTGCTTCCGTCGCACCGGCCCCTTCCCCCGCCACCGTGCCACGGATCCTCTCCCCCACGGGCCCGAGCGTGGATCCCCTGCAGCGGCCAAATCCCGGCGCGCCCAGCCGCTGCTCGTGAGCCCTGCCTCCATCAGCTCCACTTCATTGGAGCAGTTAGTCTGTAGGAGTAGGGGTAGCATGTCCACTTCCTCTACTCGCTGGCTCCCACGAGGACGTTGTACTCTTGCCCAAGTTTAATCAGTGGCTGCTCCGCCCACCGGCCGTCAGCCAGAGGTGAGCTCTTCTCAGCTAAGAGCACAGAGTCCTTTCAGGGATGCAAATTGGGAAGCTTTGGTGTTACCACCATCCAAATTTTGTTCTTCAGATATGCAAAATTATTCATTGTTCATCGGTTGCTTAGGGGAACATGGTTACCTTGGTGAGTCATCTCTAGTGAATTAGGTGTTGAAAATGTTTTCTTATGTATGTTTCAGTGGGAAGTCCGATCATTTGCTGGTCAAAATTTGACAAATTGGAGGAGGAATGCGCGAGAAGCAAGTCTATCATCAATGGCAAGGTTGGTCGTGTATTCCTATTCTTTGAGTTTTCTCTGTTTCAACCATACAATTCATCTAGCATACGGTATCGTCGTTGCAACCTTCAATTTGGTAACTTGGAAGTAGTTTACAGTTACTGTATTGTGAGTGTGTGAACCGAAAGTAAGGTAGCAAATTACTATAGATACTACTTCAAAACCATGTACTCCTACTCACTATTTATGTGTGTCATGTGTACTACCAACTTACTGATGTTTCTTTAATTCCCACAGTCTACAAAGTTCATGCTTGCTGCTGTAAGTTTGTGCCCCTAGCTTGCATGCTGATGTTGTATGTGCATGGTGGTGGCCTCCTTCCTGTTGTTATTTGCTCCATATTGATAATTGTTTTGTAAAATATAATGAGATGGATGCAGTTAGGAGATGATGCTAGCAAGTTCAAACTCTCTTCAATGGATACATCATAGTGCAGTTAGGAGAAGTGATGTTATGAATATGTTGTATGCAAGTGCAGTGTGTATTAGAAAAAGTTCAGCATTAAATTATATAGCAAATTCACTACACGGGGATTTGGCAAGCATTTTTCTAAAGAAGTTTATGGCGATTTGCTCCGACATGATTTTGTGTGTATATTTTGGCAGCTCAACAAGATGAACCATACAGGCGAGGAACCTCCCAGGCGTAGCAACTCCTCCGTCCAAGTTGAGCGCTGGGCGTCGTCCACCCTGTTGGCCACCAGGACGTACGAGGCGACGACCGACAGTCTCGGCGGACCGGATGCCAACATGCCGATGAGGCTAAGAGCCACAAACAGGTAGCACCTGGTGATCCTGATAACAGAGTGCTTCAGAATTCTGCAAATACTTCATGTGTAGTACAATTCATATCTGCACACCTTGGTAATTTGAACAGGCTTATGCCTTGCCGTTGGAAAAATGAATTCAAGTTTTTGCAGGATCCAACGTATCGCTAAGGCTGGCTGTGAGTAGAGTGTGAACTCACAGAGGATACGAATCATATCTCTTGTAGCATCTGATCGTTTCATGGAACAACTAGCTAGTGCTCTGTTTTCTTGGGCTAGATGCCT
Above is a window of Triticum aestivum cultivar Chinese Spring chromosome 6B, IWGSC CS RefSeq v2.1, whole genome shotgun sequence DNA encoding:
- the LOC123139289 gene encoding uncharacterized protein, which encodes MCGAGTSESANLDQHAALRLSCQRCSRSAYSRTAMALQDHEQLSPALPPQMQSLPSSVDEDDHHGTHVVEFAVAYSGAVLDQGPPPQQILSWGSTPIPMVVSLSSSAPLLCVENVFLCMFQWEVRSFAGQNLTNWRRNAREASLSSMASLHADVLNKMNHTGEEPPRRSNSSVPGLCLAVGKMNSSFCRIQRIAKAGWLIDADYRCPVGSVLFNDSEVDLAVKTGDRVAQMIIQMFTIVSMNAASVKDGSVT